The proteins below are encoded in one region of Roseovarius bejariae:
- the dprA gene encoding DNA-processing protein DprA: MTEDTHPSTHPPLPPTTEDDRVSWLRLLRSRRVGPSTFHRLMKEHGTAKAALAALPEVAKAAGVEKYEVCPEGVARAELHAAQQAGARMLCIGDPLYPLELAEISDAPPILWAIGNMDILGHPLVAMVGARNASSLGQRMAKGLAADLTAKGFIVVSGLARGIDTAAHAATLDTGTVAVLAGGVDVMYPAENTRLAEDIAKTGLRLSEQPLGMVPQARHFPRRNRIISGLCRATIVVEAAAKSGSLITARTALDQGREVLAVPGHPFDARASGCNMLIRDGAHLVRNAEDVIEVLGPVQNTIQDLGKQAEIPLDPPPRTAPPKRSLQDTAALHQKILDRLGPSPLAEDQLIRDLKAPAANISPVLTDLELDGSIRRHAGGLLSLAASKAG; this comes from the coding sequence TCCCACCCACCACGGAAGATGATCGGGTGTCGTGGCTTCGCCTCTTGCGATCTCGCCGTGTTGGTCCCTCCACCTTTCATCGGCTGATGAAAGAACACGGAACGGCAAAGGCGGCGCTTGCCGCTTTGCCAGAGGTCGCCAAAGCCGCAGGTGTCGAAAAATACGAGGTCTGCCCAGAGGGCGTGGCCCGTGCCGAACTACACGCGGCCCAACAGGCCGGGGCACGAATGCTTTGCATAGGGGATCCTCTCTATCCCCTTGAATTGGCCGAAATTTCCGACGCGCCCCCGATCCTGTGGGCAATCGGCAACATGGATATTCTTGGCCACCCTCTTGTGGCCATGGTGGGCGCGCGCAATGCCTCTTCCCTAGGTCAGCGCATGGCCAAAGGCCTTGCCGCAGACCTGACCGCGAAAGGGTTTATCGTGGTCTCTGGTCTGGCCCGCGGCATCGATACTGCCGCACATGCCGCCACGCTCGACACCGGCACCGTGGCCGTATTGGCCGGAGGCGTCGATGTCATGTACCCCGCCGAAAACACACGATTGGCAGAAGACATCGCCAAAACCGGGTTACGCCTGTCAGAGCAACCCCTGGGAATGGTGCCCCAAGCGCGCCATTTCCCTCGCAGAAACAGGATCATAAGCGGGTTGTGCCGCGCAACCATCGTGGTCGAAGCCGCCGCCAAATCCGGTAGTTTGATCACCGCCCGCACCGCCCTTGATCAGGGCCGAGAGGTGCTGGCGGTGCCCGGCCACCCCTTCGATGCCCGTGCTTCGGGCTGCAATATGTTGATACGTGACGGGGCACATCTGGTGCGTAATGCGGAAGATGTAATCGAAGTCCTTGGGCCCGTACAAAATACCATCCAAGACCTTGGAAAACAGGCGGAAATACCGCTCGACCCACCACCGCGGACCGCGCCACCCAAGCGAAGCCTGCAAGACACCGCCGCCCTGCACCAGAAGATCCTTGACCGGCTCGGCCCTTCCCCCTTGGCCGAGGATCAGCTGATCCGAGACCTCAAGGCGCCTGCCGCGAATATCTCTCCCGTACTCACCGATCTCGAACTTGATGGTAGCATCCGCCGCCATGCTGGCGGCTTGCTGAGCCTTGCGGCCTCAAAGGCTGGCTAA